The genomic DNA AAAAGTGGATTACAAAATGCCAATTACTCTTATTTTCTTCTGttttaattagtaatttactGAAATGCCACCGCTTCCGTTAAAGTTAACGGTCATCTTGGATGGAAAGTCGTCCGTGGGGTGAAAATACAAGCGAAATTCATTTTATGAGGTGCATGTTAACAGGAAAATAATGTAGATTTAAATCGTAAAAATGAACATAAAAATGAGTTATAAACGGccaattaattatatatttaccATCTCTCATTCAAACACCAACTAGGCAACTATAAAGCAGCAGGATGTGCCGTCCAAGAGTAAAATGCAGAATATTTACCTAGAGTTTGATCTTTGTGCAAAATGTGAACCTGAATTTTGAATATTATAGGTGAAGATTTGAAATGATTGCATGTGTACTACTATTACCGGTACAGCGTTAGATGTTGGCGTCTTTTGCAATTAACGGGATTAGTGAAGTATATATTCTGTCAGTTAGctgaaattattaaaaaaattaaaataatgatgTTTGCGTATACCCGTAAAGAATCCGTGGGAATTTTATATATTGTAAACACtgttttcagaatttttttttttttttaatctATCGTAGGTAActcgcagccgctacccttcgggtgcgcactgggtaaaccctacgggctcacgcaatagcctttaagcgacatgctctgactcaggagacataatcataaattctcctcccgtgggattcgaacctgtgaccaagaggacaattttcctctctttaaccaactgaacCAATTCTTGCGGGCCTGTTTTCAGAATTTAGAATCCATACTTTGTGTTATAAGTAAtctcaaatttattttataatacAAATATTTTTTATGGGTTCTTTGGAAACTTGGTTTTTACTTAAAAATTTTGATTTGGCCAAATAATATGTTtagataaataaaaaaattgaatctGGATTTCATTCCTCAAATATTAATACAAGGATGAGTATTTGAATGAGCTATTAGCCAAAAAAACAAATAAACTTACTATTTTTTTTGCTTTTTAACCTGTTAACTTCTTTTTTCACATTCTATCACAAGTCACAACGAACTTTATAAAATAGTGAAATAATTTAACTTAACATGAACTATACCTAGCAAACTCATATCAAGGTGGCAATAATTAAAAAGAGTGAAAACTATTAATATTTAGGACGATCATGATAAAAAAGGAGtaaaaattattaacaaaaaaATCAGCAACTTATTAATTCTTATAATTTAGCTGATATAGAAATATACAATTTATGACTTTAAAATTAATGTATTTTTATTTTAccagaatttataaaaaattgttttaaaatttataattgtttattaccaaatcaaaagaaaaaataaacaaaaacaaGAAAGAAAGTATTCATAAAATGGTGTTGGATATTTTCAAGACAACCAATATTTATGCTATAAAAATGTCTTTTTCCCTAACAGAAAATATAGGAGTAACATATTTGCAGTTTTACACAAACAAAGGGGTATAAAAATGCAACAAGGTAGTACCACTTTGAGTACAAAATCACACATTGCAATGTTAAAACATTgtctaaattttttatttttcagcTGGGCTTTATAAAGATGCAGCCGGAAACACCAGAAAAAGCACCTCTAAAAGGAAAACAAATCTAGGACATAGATAATCTAAAAATTTGAATACCATCTACAAACTGATAGATACTTGGTTCATTTATAAAactcaataattttttttttttgaaggTAAATGAATTTCATTAAACAGAATAATCAGAAGATAATGTCTCCAACAACAACTCTGGAGGAGACAAGAACACATTATAGCAATTAACCAAACATTGTACTCTAGCCATAAGATGAGCCAATTGGTTTTTTTGCTTCTTAACATGGCAAAGAGAGAAATATACTCTACTCCCTAGCCTTACTCGACACCATTCAAATACATGACCAACTTCCAGATAATACTGAGTACCATTGTTGACAGCTTTCACCACCCCCTCTGAGTCACACTCTATGGTTACGTTTCTTAAATTAAGCTCCTCAAGCCATTTAAGCGCCACCTGTACACCTCTCGCCTCAGCCTCCAATACTGTAACCATCCCTAAGAACCGCATGTTCTTGCCTTGTACAAACCTTCCCTTGTCATCCCTGATCACCATCCCTACAGCATACGAAGAATCACCCATCACTACTGAAGCGTCCACATTCAATTTAAAGCAACCTCTAGAAGGAGGTGACCACTTCATGTCCTCCTGCCTGTCATCTCTTCTTGTCACAGTATTgagtacatatttccttttcttcGCTTCTTGTCATTCCTTTATTTGCTTCGTGCTGATTTCCAGCGTAACAGAAGGCGTGATATTCTTTCCCTCCCAAACTTTCTGATTCCTCGCAAACCATATCCCCCACAGAACCTTTGCAATCAGCTCACAAGTCTCAGCATTCTCATTTTTAATTCTATCCAGCAGCTATGGTGGAGCTTCTTCAACCCTTTGCATATCATACACTATACCTGCTTTGCTCCAACACTCAGAAGCAAATCGACAATCAAAAAAGACATGAAGCAAGTGTTCCACGTCCACATTACATAATGGACACATTATTGTTGTGTTAACACCTTTGCTTCTTAGCAGATTTCTAACAGGAATAGTATTAGTGCAAAAACGCCATAAGAAGGTTCTGACCTTGTGTGGAACACGTAAATTCCACAACTTATTCCATCCTGTCGAGTTGTTGGATTCTATATTATCTGGAAACTGAGACAACCATAATTGATACCCCGTTTTCACTGAATACTCCCCAGTGTTGGAAGCCATCCAGGCTACTTTGTCTCTGGCCCTGTTTTGAGGTATCCTTGTTTGAAGAATTAACTGAACATCAGAATCATGAAAATCTCGCTGTACCTTATGCACGTCCCAATCATTGGTTTGAGGACGGAAGTAACAGCTTACACTCTCATTTCTAATACCATTCAAATGATTATCCTCCACACAATAATCCCCCTTGCCCCTTAACCAAGGATCATGAAAAATTCTTATGTCTTTGCCATCTCCCAGAATCCAACGAAAACCCTTCTTTAACTGTTCTTTAGCCTCCCAAATCCCATTCCACTCAAAACTTGACCCTGAACCTTTCTTTGCATTCAGAATATGATTACTTAAAAAGTAACGGGCTTTAAAGAGACGTGCCACCAATGAATCTGGGTTGCTGCATATCCTCCACACCTGTTTCCCTAACAGAGCTAGATTAAACCCATGTAAATCACGGAACCCCAGTCTCCCCTTGCATTTACTCCCCGCCATTTTGTTCCAGCCAAACCATCGAATTCCTTTTGCATTATTACCACCTGATCCCCACCAATAACCATTCATTAACCTTTCTATTTCTGTGCATAACGATTTTGGGATAAGAAAACAGGACATACTATACGCAGGGATAGATTGAGCCACATTTTTGATCATCACAATTTTCCCAGCTTTAGACAGATTTTTGTGACTCCAATCCTGAACCTTCCTCCAAATTCTTTCCTTAATAAAGTTAAAAACCGACTTCTTAGCACGACCAATGAGTGATGAAAGCCCTAAGTACTTACTGTTACCCAAGTCATTACTTACTCCCAGTGTCCGCTTGATTTCAACCTGTTTATCCATTCTCACATTGGCACTGGAAAAAATCCCCGATTTCTGATAATTCACTGCTTGCCTAGAGTTACTTTCATATTTATTCAGCAAATTTCTTACTTCAACAGCTTCTCCCTCCGTGGCTTTAAAAAACAGAAAACTGTCGTCCGCAAAGAGTAAATGAGTGGTCTTTGGGGCGTTAGCAGCAATCTGGCTTCCCGTTATTGAACCACCCTCAACAGCATTGTTGATCAAGTGAGAAAGACCTTCAACACAGAATAAAAATAGATAAGGAGATAATGGATCTCCTTGTCTCAACCCTCGCCTTGGAATGATTGGCCCTACTAACTGACCATTAAAATTAACCATATAACTCACTGATCTGACACATAGCATAATCCACTTCACCCATCTCTCCGAGAATCCCATATCCTTCATTCGATTCTTTAAATAATCCCACCTGACCCTATCATATGCCTTTGAAATATCGAGTTTTAGTGCCACCTCCCCTTCTGAACCCCTATTCTTTCTCTTCATATGATGGAGCAGTTCAAACGCGACTAAAACATTGTCTGAAATGTTTCTGCCTGGTACGAAGGCAGTTTGGTTTTCTGAAATTACACCAGGTAGAATAACTTTCAGTTGATTGGCTAGTACTTTGGCCAATATCTTATAAAGCACGTTGCAAAGTGCAATAGGCCTAAGATCAGTCAACTTCTCCGCATTCTCTTTTTTAGGAATCAACACAAGGGTAGTGTCATTTAAAGTTGCTGGAAACGATATCTCCTTCAGCCATTCAGTACAACACTTAAAAATCTCTGGACCAAGAATATCCCAGAAGTGCTGGAAAAATGCGGGACTATAACCATCAGGTCTTGCAGATTTGTCAGGGTGCATCTGACGAATCGCCTCAGATAACTCCTCGATCGTTATGTCTGCAGTAAGTTTAATATTATGCTCATCAGTGATCACCCTCCCTTCGTTTAATAGCTCCTGTTCATCAACATCATTCCCACAAGCAAATACATTTCTGAAGTAGTCTACCACCATCTCATTCATGCCCTCCTTCTCCGTTACTTGCTGTCCCTCCTCGTTAATCAAATGATTAATATGATTCTTCTTTTTCCTCTTCGTTGCTGCAGAGTGAAAGAATTTCGAATTCGTATCACCTTCAGTCAACCAAAATGATTTAGCCCGTTGTCTCCAATATTGTTCTTCGTGGAATAACAAGTCATCTAACTTACTCTTCTCTGCAAAATACTGCTGGATCCCTACATCATCTATCCTGTCTTTTAGCATATCCAAAGCCTCCTTCTGTTTTTTTACTTTATCCCTGAATTTATGAAAAAAATTCCTACCCCATTTCGCCAGAAAAGAAGATGCAGACAAAAGCTTTGGAAGCATGTGCATAACTGGTAGAGATTTCCAATACTCCGTGACCTCTTTCTTAAAGTTTGGTTCACTTAACCAAGTATTCTCGAACTTGAATCTAAATTGCTTCCTCGAATGATTTATACAAATAGGTTCCATAATTATTGGATCATGATCAGATTTGATAACATGAGCAACAGTTAACTTATAGAGAGGGAACTTCTGCCACCATTCAGAATTTGCAAATGCCCTGTCAAGCCGCTCTCTAACCCAATTTGGACTCCCTTTGCTTTTTTCCCACGTAAACTCACCACCCAATCCGGAATACGGAATATTGTTATCTCTCCCACATCTTGCCGCCCAATCCGCATCATCTTCTTCCCTCAACCACTTGCTACCACTCTGACCCCCACCACGCCGTGACGGTGCACGCAGCCATGTGCCCCATTCCTTGGATGAACCCTCTCCTCTGCTATCCAATGTACGTCTACAGAATCTCTCCGTATGGGAGACTAGACCACATGCAAAACAAAAGTCACCCAGCCGTTCATATTTGCATGACACCACAAACTCTGACCCATTCTTCCtctttattttcttcttcctttttagTGGTTTTCTAACGTCAATTCGTACCTTAATACGCATATACTCTCTCCAGATGCTGTTGTTGTTTTTATTATCATACGTAATAAACGTACCAAAGAAATTCCCAAGTTGCACACCCACAGCTTCCGTCATAAATCCACTGGGTAGGTCATATATCTGAATCCACATATTCAGCGTCCATAGAGGCACTTTCAATGGTTCCTCACCTTCCGGTATCTCCTCGATTAACAGCATGGCGTTATTGAAACTCCATGGACCTGCATTGATAACCCATGCCTTATCCTCCTTATgaaaaaattgaaaaagaaaaataCCTGTTTCCAATTCTTTTATATTTATCCCCATTTTTGGCTTCCACACATCCGCTAGCTTGGACCTCATGGCTCTGGTGTTGATGTTTTTTTCCGTTAGAAACCGACCTACAAGACATAACTCATACTTGTCAATCTCTTCCTCGATATCACCTCCTAGAACCAGATCTTCATTCTCCTCTTCATCCACGTTAAGATTCGTCAATTGGTCATCGATCTTCTGATATCTTGCCATGCTAAAAAACTCACACGAAACTGATTGACAGTTCGGAGAGAAAACTACCTCTCACAGAATATGGAGAGAAAAAATTTAtcatttactttgtgtatcttattaaaAACTCTATaattttaaaatccaaaacaAAACTCAATTAGGAGTTACAGGACATCTTTTAACTCAaaaactaataatcaagatttgaGTTCAAAATAACATCTGCCAAagtaaattaatatttatttaaaaaatatatacaaaaaACAAAACTGAAAACAGGCACTGCAATGCAGACTTAATATCTCATATGCAGATGATTGAAATCACTGCAAATCGAAATAAAAATAACTGAAAATAGCCAACAGAATGTTGCTATTGTTCGGAAAATGTCATTGACAAGAAGATGCGTTTATTAAACTTGAGCCCATAGGTCTTCTTTTAGAATTAAAACATGGGATTTTATATGGTGTGCCACTAACTCTCATATAAATGGGCTATTTTTATTGGTGGTTGAATAATAAATGTTAATGTCCCCCTGCATTCACATCAATTCCACCAATAAAAAGAGCTTATTTTTATTGGAGTTAGTGACTAATGTGTGCCCAATAACACACATTAAAAAAACCGTTAAAATATTTACCCAACATTCTAAATGGAGTCTTCACTGTCATATAAATGCACAAGTTGTTAACAAGTCAGCACTACATTGCCATCTTAGATAATCTATAACACATTAAATTGTACTCCCTCCGTTCCAATTTATATGTCTTGTTTGACTTTTGATGgtcaaattgactcaactttAACCGTAAATAAAAACTCATTCTTTCATTactttgaaaaattaaaatatacatataaaagTACATTAAACATACGTTCgaatgatataaattttataagtatTTTCGATATTATACTATATGAAATTTTCGGTCAAAATTTGATCAATTTGACCGTAAAAAATCAAATAAGACAAATAAATTGGGACGGATGGAGTATATCATTCGTCACTTGCGATGTTTTGCGATGTTAAAGGCGTATCAGGCATGTCTTGAATTAACTTGGTCCACGTGCCCTCATATTTGACTCATCACTACTTGATAATAACAAATAACCCTGATTACATTATAGATTAACTAGCTTTATCCGCGTGATGATTCtaactatttttataaaaattttgaaATCTATAATTTTTCTTTACTTTACTAAATTTTAATAGAAAAATTTTATTCCTTAAATTTTCATATTTCTTAAATaatttatacttatatatttagttattattaCATTTTTATACTTTATCACAACAACCTTTGTATAATATATTAATCGGTTTTTGTAATAACATTTAATAATACTTTGCAATTTATTATAgggtatttttttattttattaaaattgtattttattttaagttgtattgattttttataattattatatttcttttcaaaatttattatttatagaATTTGTAACATTCATAACAAAATATATAGTAAATGTTttcattatttaataatataaaaaa from Apium graveolens cultivar Ventura chromosome 5, ASM990537v1, whole genome shotgun sequence includes the following:
- the LOC141659975 gene encoding uncharacterized protein LOC141659975, with product MKWSPPSRGCFKLNVDASVVMGDSSYAVGMVIRDDKGRFVQGKNMRFLGMVTVLEAEARGVQVALKWLEELNLRNVTIECDSEGVVKAVNNGTQYYLEVGHVFEWCRVRLGSRVYFSLCHVKKQKNQLAHLMARVQCLVNCYNVFLSPPELLLETLSSDYSV
- the LOC141659976 gene encoding uncharacterized protein LOC141659976, translated to MARYQKIDDQLTNLNVDEEENEDLVLGGDIEEEIDKYELCLVGRFLTEKNINTRAMRSKLADVWKPKMGINIKELETGIFLFQFFHKEDKAWVINAGPWSFNNAMLLIEEIPEGEEPLKVPLWTLNMWIQIYDLPSGFMTEAVGVQLGNFFGTFITYDNKNNNSIWREYMRIKVRIDVRKPLKRKKKIKRKNGSEFVVSCKYERLGDFCFACGLVSHTERFCRRTLDSRGEGSSKEWGTWLRAPSRRGGGQSGSKWLREEDDADWAARCGRDNNIPYSGLGGEFTWEKSKGSPNWVRERLDRAFANSEWWQKFPLYKLTVAHVIKSDHDPIIMEPICINHSRKQFRFKFENTWLSEPNFKKEVTEYWKSLPVMHMLPKLLSASSFLAKWGRNFFHKFRDKVKKQKEALDMLKDRIDDVGIQQYFAEKSKLDDLLFHEEQYWRQRAKSFWLTEGDTNSKFFHSAATKRKKKNHINHLINEEGQQVTEKEGMNEMVVDYFRNVFACGNDVDEQELLNEGRVITDEHNIKLTADITIEELSEAIRQMHPDKSARPDGYSPAFFQHFWDILGPEIFKCCTEWLKEISFPATLNDTTLVLIPKKENAEKLTDLRPIALCNVLYKILAKVLANQLKVILPGVISENQTAFVPGRNISDNVLVAFELLHHMKRKNRGSEGEVALKLDISKAYDRVRWDYLKNRMKDMGFSERWVKWIMLCVRSVSYMVNFNGQLVGPIIPRRGLRQGDPLSPYLFLFCVEGLSHLINNAVEGGSITGSQIAANAPKTTHLLFADDSFLFFKATEGEAVEVRNLLNKYESNSRQAVNYQKSGIFSSANVRMDKQVEIKRTLGVSNDLGNSKYLGLSSLIGRAKKSVFNFIKERIWRKVQDWSHKNLSKAGKIVMIKNVAQSIPAYSMSCFLIPKSLCTEIERLMNGYWWGSGGNNAKGIRWFGWNKMAGSKCKGRLGFRDLHGFNLALLGKQVWRICSNPDSLVARLFKARYFLSNHILNAKKGSGSSFEWNGIWEAKEQLKKGFRWILGDGKDIRIFHDPWLRGKGDYCVEDNHLNGIRNESVSCYFRPQTNDWDVHKVQRDFHDSDVQLILQTRIPQNRARDKVAWMASNTGEYSVKTGYQLWLSQFPDNIESNNSTGWNKLWNLRVPHKVRTFLWRFCTNTIPVRNLLRSKGVNTTIMCPLCNVDVEHLLHVFFDCRFASECWSKAGIVYDMQRVEEAPP